The following are encoded in a window of Pangasianodon hypophthalmus isolate fPanHyp1 chromosome 14, fPanHyp1.pri, whole genome shotgun sequence genomic DNA:
- the LOC113524395 gene encoding histone-lysine N-methyltransferase PRDM9 isoform X2 → MDMSLLYGKRKKAEVSLLPADPYESEVDSIRDSGDDDDDDPDFVPQQGKRKAEFFLENSPPRSSGRPKKRICRNTLLVVPSNVELSTSTPSKVTVDLPSPDDSVSLPLASKEERRIWKKKDISSFEVPEPVFPTPEKILSPYQYFKMFFTDQMVSHIVEQTNLYSAQCNGSSINTTLHEMEEFLSMLLFMGVFAFPTLDDYWHADSRFPAVADTMHMKRFKIIRRWLHFNDNSHTNSSPDRFHKIRPLFDMLREQCLRIPATNTQNVDEVTVTYKGTQAGNLRQHIANKPDRWGFKLFCRASSSGIIHDFLLYQGSTTFFNVTTDDDTDLFGARVVSMLCKTIKEPESTVVFCDSFFTSYDLVKSLKDNLGVRCVGVVHEKHTGGANLASDRDLKNEGCGTYSFCSSDGIIAVKWFNSKCVTLLSNACGVKPLENIRKFNKGSKRKCDVPCPAVISTYSKSTGGADLSDMLINLYKSPMKSKRWYLPLFGYILDLSICNAWLVYKRDCTLLEANPLPLKKFRLSVANTLKSVNKPSKVGQPLSVSTSLSNRPKARSSQPPPDVRYDGYGHWPVYTYQRGRCKLCPKDCEDCRCFFINECEVHGPAFFIPDTPVPMGVTDRARQTLPPGLVVQKSDIPDAGLGVFNKGETIPAGVHFGPYQGDLVDREEALNSVYSWVIYKSRQCEEYIDAKRDTHANWMRYVNCSTNGEENNLVAFQYQGGILYRSCKPIKPGQELLVWYEEEYAKHLDPTFDYIWNKKSTIEMNSAPLQAFSCSLCPFSYTSQIYLYKHIRRCHSEEYVRLLKSGGIKIDKLMSKRSSISEQMSSDIPCTNTSYGQKEIHDCSDWGMSFTHTSYSLQCQQTRTTGKQYQCSQCRKSFSRLINLQIHQRIHTGEKLYHCSECGKSFTRQTNLQLHERIHKGEKPYQCSECGKSFTQQTSFQRHLHIHTGEKPYQCSECGKSFTQQTSLQLHQRNHTGEKPFYCSQCGKSFTRLSTLQRHQRIHTGEKPYQCSQCGKSFTQQVNLRLHQRVHTGEKPCRCEQCGKSFTRLSTLQIHQRIHTGEKPYQCSKCGKSFTQQVNLQLHERVHTGEKPCHCTQCGKSFTRLSILQRHQLIHTGEKPYQCSQCGKSFTQQVNLHLHQRVHTGEKLCHCEQCGKSFTHLSTLQSHQRIHTGEKPYQCSWCGKSFTQLSTLQKHQHTHTREKPYYSSECGEGFIQET, encoded by the exons ATGGATATGAGCTTATTGTATGgcaaaaggaaaaaagctgAAGTTTCTTTACTGCCAGCAGATCCATATGAATCTGAGGTAGACAGTATCAGGGACtcaggtgatgatgatgatgatgacccAGATTTTGTCCCACAACAAGGGAAGCGGAAAGCAGAATTCTTTTTGGAGAACTCTCCACCTAGGTCTTCTGGACGTCCAAAAAAACGAATTTGCAGGAATACTCTTCTAGTTGTCCCTTCCAATGTGGAACTAAGTACGTCAACACCTTCAAAAGTGACTGTTGATCTTCCTAGTCCTGATGATTCTGTCTCCCTTCCCTTGGCCTCTAAAGAAGAACGAAGAATCTGGAAGAAGAAAGACATATCATCCTTTGAAGTTCCTGAACCCGTCTTCCCGACTCCTGAAAAAATTCTTTCCCCTTATCAGTATTTTAAGATGTTCTTCACAGACCAGATGGTGTCACACATTGTGGAACAGACAAATCTTTATTCAGCTCAGTGTAATGGGTCCTCCATTAACACAACCTTGCATGAAATGGAAGAGTTTCTGTCGATGCTTCTTTTCATGGGAGTTTTTGCATTCCCTACTCTCGATGACTACTGGCACGCTGATTCTCGTTTTCCCGCTGTGGCCGACACAATGCATATGAAGAGATTCAAGATCATTCGCAGGTGGCTCCATTTCAATGATAACTCCCACACAAACAGCAGCCCTGACCGCTTCCACAAGATCAGGCCTCTCTTTGACATGTTACGTGAGCAGTGTTTGCGTATTCcagccacaaacacacaaaatgtagaTGAAGTTACGGTGACATACAAAGGCACCCAAGCAGGCAACCTACGCCAGCACATTGCGAACAAACCTGACCGGTGGGGTTTTAAGTTGTTTTGCCGGGCTAGCTCATCAGGAATCATCCATGACTTCCTTCTCTATCAAGGGAGCACAACCTTCTTCAATGTGACCACAGATGATGACACGGACCTTTTTGGGGCCAGGGTTGTTTCCATGCTCTGCAAAACCATCAAAGAACCGGAGTCCACAGTTGTCTTCTGTGACAGTTTCTTCACCAGCTATGACTTGGTGAAATCCCTAAAAGACAATCTTGGAGTGAGGTGTGTGGGAGTAGTccatgaaaaacacacag GTGGCGCAAACTTGGCCTCTGACCGTGATCTTAAGAACGAGGGATGTGGCACGTACTCATTCTGCTCTTCAGATGGCATAATTGCAGTAAAATGGTTCAACAGCAAGTGTGTCACGTTGCTCAGCAATGCATGTGGAGTGAAGCCTTTGGAAAACATCAGAAAGTTCAACAAGGGGTCCAAGCGCAAGTGTGATGTCCCTTGCCCAGCCGTGATATCAACTTACAGCAAGTCCACGGGCGGCGCTGACCTCTCGGACATGCTGATCAACCTGTACAAATCGCCAATGAAGTCCAAGCGGTGGTATCTTCCCCTGTTTGGCTATATTCTTGACCTCAGCATATGCAATGCATGGCTAGTGTACAAAAGGGACTGCACCCTCCTTGAAGCAAATCCTCTTCCTCTGAAGAAATTTCGATTGTCTGTGGCCAACACGCTGAAGTCCGTCAACAAACCCTCAAAGGTTGGCCAACCACTGAGTGTCAGTACCAGTCTAAGCAACAGACCGAAGGCAAGATCATCTCAGCCCCCACCCGATGTCCGCTATGATGGCTACGGTCACTGGCCTGTGTATACTTACCAGCGGGGGAGATGCAAATTGTGTCCCAAAG ACTGTGAGGACTGCAGATGCTTCTTCATTAATGAGTGTGAAGTTCACGGTCCAGCTTTCTTCATCCCTGATACCCCTGTTCCTATGGGGGTCACTGACCGAGCCAGACAAACCCTTCCTCCCGGTCTAGTGGTTCAGAAGTCTGACATTCCTGACGCAGGCCTGGGAGTGTTTAATAAAGGAGAGACTATTCCAGCTGGTGTGCACTTTGGACCCTACCAGGGAGATCTGGTAGACCGAGAAGAAGCCTTGAACAGTGTCTACTCTTGGGTG ataTACAAGAGCAGACAGTGTGAGGAATACATAGATGCCAAGAGAGACACACATGCTAACTGGATGAG GTATGTGAATTGCTCTACTAATGGTGAAGAGAACAATCTAGTGGCATTCCAGTATCAAGGAGGGATTCTCTACCGTTCTTGTAAACCCATCAAACCAGGGCAGGAGCTCTTGGTGTGGTATGAAGAGGAGTACGCCAAACATCTCGACCCTACGTTTGACTACATATGGAACAAAAAGTCCACAATTG AAATGAACAGTGCACCATTGCAAGCATTCTCCTGCTCTTTGTGTCCATTTTCTTATACATCTCAAATTTATCTCTACAAACACATCAGAAGATGCCACTCTGAAGAATATGTGAGATTGCTGAAATCTGGAGGGATTAAAATCGATAAACTGATGTCCAAGAGAAGCTCCATTAGTGAGCAAATGTCCTCTGATATTCCCTGTACTAACACCTCTTATGGGCAGAAAGAAATCCATGACTGCTCAGACTGGGGGATGAGTTTTACTCACACAAGTTACTCACTACAATGCCAGCAGACTCGCACAACAGGAAAGCAGTATCAGTGCTCACAGTGTAGGAAGAGTTTTAGTAGACTGATTAATCTCCAAATacatcagcgcattcacacaggagagaagctgtatcactgctcagagtgtgggaagagttttacccGACAGACTAATCTCCAGCTACACGAGCGCATTCACAAGGGGGAGAAGCCATATCAGTGCtcagagtgtgggaagagttttacacaACAGACTAGTTTCCAAagacacctgcacattcatacaggagagaaaccgtatcagtgctcagagtgtgggaagagttttacacaACAGACTAGTCTCCAGCTACACCAGCGCaatcacacaggagagaagccattttactgctcacagtgtggaaagagttttactcGACTGAGTACTCTGCAAAGACACCAGCGTATTCATacaggagagaaaccgtatCAATGCTCACAGTGCGGAAAGAGTTTTACACAACAGGTTAATCTCCGACTACACCAGCGcgttcacacaggagagaagccgtgtCGCTGTgaacagtgtgggaagagttttacccGGCTGAGTACCCTTCAAatacaccagcgcattcacacaggagagaagccgtatcagtgctcaaagtgtgggaagagtttcacACAGCAGGTTAATCTCCAGCTGCATGAACGTgtccacacaggagagaagccgtgtCACTGcacacagtgtgggaagagttttacacGGCTCAGCATTCTCCAAAGACACCAgctcattcacacaggagagaagccgtatcagtgctcACAGTGCGGGAAGAGTTTCACACAACAGGTTAATCTCCATCTACACCAGCGTGTTCATACAGGTGAGAAGCTGTGCCACTGCgaacagtgtgggaagagttttactcacCTGAGTACTCTCCAATCACATCAGcgtattcacacaggagagaagccatatcaGTGCTCAtggtgtgggaagagttttacacaGCTGAGTACTCTCCAaaaacaccagcacactcacacaagAGAAAAGCCATACTACAGCTCAGAGTGTGGGGAGGGTTTTATACAAGAGACTTAA
- the LOC113524395 gene encoding gastrula zinc finger protein XlCGF26.1 isoform X4 encodes MGVTDRARQTLPPGLVVQKSDIPDAGLGVFNKGETIPAGVHFGPYQGDLVDREEALNSVYSWVIYKSRQCEEYIDAKRDTHANWMRYVNCSTNGEENNLVAFQYQGGILYRSCKPIKPGQELLVWYEEEYAKHLDPTFDYIWNKKSTIEMNSAPLQAFSCSLCPFSYTSQIYLYKHIRRCHSEEYVRLLKSGGIKIDKLMSKRSSISEQMSSDIPCTNTSYGQKEIHDCSDWGMSFTHTSYSLQCQQTRTTGKQYQCSQCRKSFSRLINLQIHQRIHTGEKLYHCSECGKSFTRQTNLQLHERIHKGEKPYQCSECGKSFTQQTSFQRHLHIHTGEKPYQCSECGKSFTQQTSLQLHQRNHTGEKPFYCSQCGKSFTRLSTLQRHQRIHTGEKPYQCSQCGKSFTQQVNLRLHQRVHTGEKPCRCEQCGKSFTRLSTLQIHQRIHTGEKPYQCSKCGKSFTQQVNLQLHERVHTGEKPCHCTQCGKSFTRLSILQRHQLIHTGEKPYQCSQCGKSFTQQVNLHLHQRVHTGEKLCHCEQCGKSFTHLSTLQSHQRIHTGEKPYQCSWCGKSFTQLSTLQKHQHTHTREKPYYSSECGEGFIQET; translated from the exons ATGGGGGTCACTGACCGAGCCAGACAAACCCTTCCTCCCGGTCTAGTGGTTCAGAAGTCTGACATTCCTGACGCAGGCCTGGGAGTGTTTAATAAAGGAGAGACTATTCCAGCTGGTGTGCACTTTGGACCCTACCAGGGAGATCTGGTAGACCGAGAAGAAGCCTTGAACAGTGTCTACTCTTGGGTG ataTACAAGAGCAGACAGTGTGAGGAATACATAGATGCCAAGAGAGACACACATGCTAACTGGATGAG GTATGTGAATTGCTCTACTAATGGTGAAGAGAACAATCTAGTGGCATTCCAGTATCAAGGAGGGATTCTCTACCGTTCTTGTAAACCCATCAAACCAGGGCAGGAGCTCTTGGTGTGGTATGAAGAGGAGTACGCCAAACATCTCGACCCTACGTTTGACTACATATGGAACAAAAAGTCCACAATTG AAATGAACAGTGCACCATTGCAAGCATTCTCCTGCTCTTTGTGTCCATTTTCTTATACATCTCAAATTTATCTCTACAAACACATCAGAAGATGCCACTCTGAAGAATATGTGAGATTGCTGAAATCTGGAGGGATTAAAATCGATAAACTGATGTCCAAGAGAAGCTCCATTAGTGAGCAAATGTCCTCTGATATTCCCTGTACTAACACCTCTTATGGGCAGAAAGAAATCCATGACTGCTCAGACTGGGGGATGAGTTTTACTCACACAAGTTACTCACTACAATGCCAGCAGACTCGCACAACAGGAAAGCAGTATCAGTGCTCACAGTGTAGGAAGAGTTTTAGTAGACTGATTAATCTCCAAATacatcagcgcattcacacaggagagaagctgtatcactgctcagagtgtgggaagagttttacccGACAGACTAATCTCCAGCTACACGAGCGCATTCACAAGGGGGAGAAGCCATATCAGTGCtcagagtgtgggaagagttttacacaACAGACTAGTTTCCAAagacacctgcacattcatacaggagagaaaccgtatcagtgctcagagtgtgggaagagttttacacaACAGACTAGTCTCCAGCTACACCAGCGCaatcacacaggagagaagccattttactgctcacagtgtggaaagagttttactcGACTGAGTACTCTGCAAAGACACCAGCGTATTCATacaggagagaaaccgtatCAATGCTCACAGTGCGGAAAGAGTTTTACACAACAGGTTAATCTCCGACTACACCAGCGcgttcacacaggagagaagccgtgtCGCTGTgaacagtgtgggaagagttttacccGGCTGAGTACCCTTCAAatacaccagcgcattcacacaggagagaagccgtatcagtgctcaaagtgtgggaagagtttcacACAGCAGGTTAATCTCCAGCTGCATGAACGTgtccacacaggagagaagccgtgtCACTGcacacagtgtgggaagagttttacacGGCTCAGCATTCTCCAAAGACACCAgctcattcacacaggagagaagccgtatcagtgctcACAGTGCGGGAAGAGTTTCACACAACAGGTTAATCTCCATCTACACCAGCGTGTTCATACAGGTGAGAAGCTGTGCCACTGCgaacagtgtgggaagagttttactcacCTGAGTACTCTCCAATCACATCAGcgtattcacacaggagagaagccatatcaGTGCTCAtggtgtgggaagagttttacacaGCTGAGTACTCTCCAaaaacaccagcacactcacacaagAGAAAAGCCATACTACAGCTCAGAGTGTGGGGAGGGTTTTATACAAGAGACTTAA